One Gossypium raimondii isolate GPD5lz chromosome 3, ASM2569854v1, whole genome shotgun sequence genomic window carries:
- the LOC105797038 gene encoding protein ROH1, which produces MPATDYQGTSSPLTNIGRSLLPVRRDQVHAMESPIGGSASNEAEIESFQRRVADRFHDLASVPSDELLSLPWVRKLLDVFLCCQEEFRVILFNNIALVKKSPMDRLIADFYERTVKALDVCNAIRDGIEQIRQWQKLLEIVLCALGDSNVGYQRSLGEGQFRRARKALIDLAIGMLDEKDSGQALAHRNRSFGRHNTSGSHSKDHHHRSLGHFRSLSWSVSRSWSAARQLQAIGNNLAAPRGNEILATNGLAVPVYTMGSVLLFVMWALVAAIPCQDRGLQVHFNVPRQFPWSAPILWLHERILEESKKRDRKNACGLLREIYQMEKCSRLLGELADSVQFPLSEDKEREVKQRVKELEQVLDALKEDLEPLEKQVREVFHRIVRSRTEGLDSFARGHNPE; this is translated from the coding sequence ATGCCCGCGACGGATTATCAAGGAACTTCGTCACCGTTGACAAATATCGGCCGTTCGTTATTACCAGTGAGGAGGGATCAAGTACACGCCATGGAATCGCCGATCGGTGGATCGGCGTCTAACGAGGCGGAGATCGAGTCGTTTCAAAGGCGAGTAGCTGACAGATTTCACGATTTAGCTTCTGTCCCTTCCGATGAATTGCTTTCTCTGCCGTGGGTGCGGAAGTTGCTCGACGTTTTCCTCTGTTGTCAAGAGGAATTTCGGGTCATACTTTTTAACAACATAGCTCTAGTGAAGAAGTCGCCCATGGACCGTTTGATCGCCGATTTTTACGAGCGTACTGTCAAGGCGCTTGATGTTTGCAATGCGATTCGCGACGGGATTGAACAGATCAGGCAATGGCAGAAGCTTCTAGAAATCGTTCTTTGCGCTTTGGGTGATAGTAATGTTGGTTATCAGAGAAGTCTAGGAGAAGGGCAATTCCGTCGTGCGAGGAAGGCGTTGATAGATTTAGCAATTGGGATGCTTGATGAGAAAGATTCAGGTCAAGCCCTGGCTCATAGGAACCGTTCCTTTGGGAGACACAACACTAGCGGTAGTCACTCCAAGGATCATCACCATCGATCTTTGGGTCATTTCAGGTCCTTGTCTTGGAGCGTTTCAAGGTCTTGGTCTGCCGCCAGGCAGCTCCAGGCAATTGGGAACAACTTGGCTGCGCCACGAGGGAATGAGATTTTAGCCACCAATGGACTTGCAGTGCCTGTTTACACAATGGGTTCTGTCTTGTTATTTGTAATGTGGGCATTGGTGGCTGCAATTCCGTGCCAAGATCGTGGCTTGCAAGTTCATTTTAACGTTCCCAGGCAGTTCCCATGGTCTGCTCCTATACTTTGGTTGCACGAGAGGATTCTGGAGGAGTCAAAGAAAAGGGATAGGAAAAATGCGTGTGGCCTGTTGAGGGAGATTTATCAGATGGAGAAATGTTCTCGGTTGTTGGGTGAATTGGCTGATTCCGTGCAGTTTCCTTTGAGTGAGGACAAGGAAAGGGAAGTTAAGCAGAGAGTGAAGGAATTGGAGCAGGTTCTTGATGCATTGAAGGAAGATTTAGAACCGCTGGAAAAGCAGGTTAGGGAAGTGTTCCATAGGATTGTTCGAAGCCGGACTGAAGGGCTTGATTCTTTTGCAAGGGGACACAACCCTGAGTGA